The Halococcus hamelinensis 100A6 genome window below encodes:
- the wecB gene encoding non-hydrolyzing UDP-N-acetylglucosamine 2-epimerase, which translates to MKVVSVVGARPQFVKAFPVSRVLRERHEEVLVHTGQHYSESMSDVFFEELDIPTPEYNLGVGSGTQGEQTGRIVTRFGELVEREEPDAVVVYGDTNSTLASAVVTAKTDARLAHVEAGLRSYNREMPEEVNRELTDHVSDLLFAPTRRGVENLRKEGVGNVHLTGDVMYDAIRWARSRAAEHSTVLAANDLADGEYVLATVHRAGNTDDPDRLAAIMGALCELDREVVFPIHPRTMECLDEYGLRERVESSMTLIDPVGYLDFVRLLDGAERVATDSGGVQKEAFFLDTHCVTLREETEWVETIDAGWNVLVGADREAITRELTAPVSLPEKPELYGDGDAAERMVDLIERDAGSTDGSDG; encoded by the coding sequence ATGAAGGTCGTCTCGGTCGTGGGCGCGCGCCCGCAGTTCGTGAAGGCCTTCCCGGTCTCGCGCGTGCTCCGCGAACGCCACGAGGAGGTGCTGGTCCACACCGGCCAGCACTACTCCGAGTCGATGTCGGACGTCTTCTTCGAGGAGCTCGACATCCCGACCCCGGAGTACAACCTCGGGGTCGGCTCGGGCACTCAAGGCGAGCAGACCGGCCGGATCGTGACCCGGTTCGGCGAACTCGTCGAGCGCGAGGAGCCCGACGCGGTCGTGGTCTACGGCGACACCAACTCCACGCTCGCGAGCGCGGTCGTGACCGCCAAGACCGACGCCCGGCTGGCCCACGTCGAGGCGGGCCTGCGGAGCTACAACCGCGAGATGCCCGAGGAGGTCAACCGCGAGCTCACCGACCACGTCTCGGACCTGCTGTTCGCGCCGACCCGCCGCGGCGTCGAGAACCTCCGGAAGGAGGGGGTCGGGAACGTCCACCTCACGGGCGACGTGATGTACGACGCCATCCGCTGGGCGCGTTCGCGCGCCGCCGAACACTCTACGGTGCTCGCGGCGAACGACCTCGCCGACGGCGAGTACGTCCTCGCGACCGTCCACCGCGCGGGCAACACCGACGACCCCGACCGCCTCGCGGCGATCATGGGTGCGCTCTGCGAACTCGACCGGGAGGTCGTCTTCCCGATCCACCCGCGGACGATGGAGTGTCTCGACGAGTACGGCCTGCGCGAGCGGGTCGAGTCGTCGATGACCCTGATCGACCCCGTGGGCTATCTCGACTTCGTCCGGCTGCTCGACGGGGCCGAGCGCGTCGCCACCGACTCCGGCGGCGTCCAGAAGGAGGCGTTCTTCCTCGATACCCACTGTGTCACCCTCCGGGAGGAGACCGAGTGGGTCGAGACCATCGACGCGGGCTGGAACGTCCTCGTCGGGGCCGACCGCGAGGCCATCACCCGCGAACTCACCGCGCCGGTGTCGTTGCCCGAAAAGCCCGAGCTCTACGGCGACGGCGACGCCGCCGAGCGGATGGTCGACCTGATCGAGCGCGACGCGGGTTCGACGGACGGGTCGGATGGCTGA
- a CDS encoding glycosyltransferase family 2 protein, producing MYNGKTVGVVVPAHNEEAFVGRVIETMPGFVDRVYAVDDCSGDGTWAEIQRHAERANRERAGGMPLTDGGAYADTVVEAIRHDTNRGRGAAVKTGYRHALEDGLDVIAVMDADGQMNPDMLARIIEPVADGWADYAKGTRLLHRDRSEMSNWRFFGNSLLTYLTKISSGYWRMSDPQNGFTAVSYEALSRIDLDSLYDDYGFLNDMLTTLNVHDFRVADVSHPAVYGDEQSGIRYSTFIPKLSTLLARNFVRRLVLQYVIYSFHPLVLLYFFGVVSGLTGLLGLLVTVASAFGPGELFLRGGLSMLLLVVGGIAVSVAMAYDLQANAGLEVVDEDRFGDDDPRRTEVER from the coding sequence ATGTATAACGGGAAGACAGTCGGCGTCGTGGTGCCCGCCCACAACGAGGAGGCGTTCGTGGGTCGCGTCATCGAGACGATGCCCGGGTTCGTCGACCGGGTGTACGCCGTCGACGACTGCTCGGGCGATGGGACCTGGGCGGAGATCCAGCGCCACGCCGAGCGCGCCAACCGCGAACGCGCCGGCGGCATGCCGCTCACCGACGGCGGCGCGTACGCCGACACCGTCGTCGAGGCGATCCGCCACGACACGAATCGGGGACGCGGCGCTGCGGTCAAGACGGGCTATCGCCACGCCCTCGAGGACGGCCTCGACGTCATCGCGGTGATGGACGCCGACGGCCAGATGAACCCCGACATGCTGGCGCGGATCATCGAACCCGTCGCCGACGGCTGGGCCGACTACGCGAAGGGAACCCGGCTCCTCCACCGCGACCGCTCGGAGATGTCGAACTGGCGCTTCTTCGGCAACTCCCTGCTCACGTATCTCACCAAGATATCCAGCGGCTACTGGCGGATGAGCGACCCCCAGAACGGCTTCACCGCCGTCTCCTACGAGGCGCTCTCGCGGATCGACCTCGATTCGCTCTACGACGATTACGGTTTCCTGAACGATATGCTCACGACCCTCAACGTACACGACTTCCGGGTTGCGGACGTCTCCCATCCCGCGGTCTACGGCGACGAACAGAGCGGTATCCGCTACTCGACCTTCATCCCGAAGCTCTCGACGCTGCTCGCGCGCAACTTCGTCCGGCGGCTGGTGTTACAGTACGTCATCTACAGCTTCCACCCGCTGGTCCTGCTCTACTTCTTCGGCGTCGTGAGCGGGCTCACCGGGCTGCTCGGTCTCCTCGTGACGGTCGCGAGCGCGTTCGGTCCCGGCGAGCTCTTCCTCCGGGGCGGGCTCTCGATGCTCCTGCTCGTCGTCGGCGGCATCGCCGTCTCGGTGGCGATGGCCTACGACCTCCAGGCCAACGCGGGGCTCGAAGTGGTGGACGAGGACCGGTTCGGCGACGACGACCCGCGGCGAACCGAGGTCGAACGATGA
- a CDS encoding nucleotide sugar dehydrogenase, giving the protein MSSSGSPAAYGDDASVERRRTAFENGDLPVAVYGLGKMGLPLAAVYAETSGAVVGADVDDAVVDSVNRGECHVTGEPGLDDLVADLAADGALRATTNQEAAAMADVHVLIVPTKLDAGNAPDLSILESVVEDVATGLAAGDLVVVECTVPPKTCREVVGPLLERETGLSMGEFGLAFCPERTSSGRALEDIRGAYPKVVGGVDDASTRAATAIYEAINAKGVLAVSDAATAEAVKLFEGVYRDVNIALANELARFTDDLGIDVAEAIATANTQPFCEIHDPGPGVGGHCIPYYPYFLAHGRTEDAPLLRTARAVNDSMPGFVVGKLEEEFEAEGRSLDGARVAVLGLTYRPGVNELAKTPAEPIVDGLGEAGAEVFCVDPLLDDFSRFDATPTGIEDLPHCDLDAAVMVTPHEAFDAVDWHGFESGIVVIDGRGTLDLSRTPHRVYTIGSGLDV; this is encoded by the coding sequence ATGAGCTCGTCCGGCTCGCCCGCCGCCTACGGCGACGATGCGTCCGTCGAGCGCCGTCGGACGGCGTTCGAGAACGGCGACCTCCCGGTCGCGGTCTACGGGCTGGGGAAGATGGGGCTGCCGCTCGCGGCGGTCTACGCCGAGACCTCCGGGGCCGTCGTCGGCGCGGACGTCGACGACGCCGTGGTCGACTCGGTGAACCGCGGCGAGTGTCACGTCACGGGCGAACCGGGGCTCGACGACCTCGTGGCGGATCTGGCCGCCGACGGCGCGCTCCGGGCGACCACCAACCAGGAGGCCGCGGCGATGGCGGACGTCCACGTCCTCATCGTCCCGACGAAGCTCGACGCCGGGAACGCGCCCGACCTCTCGATCCTCGAATCAGTCGTCGAGGACGTCGCGACCGGCCTCGCGGCGGGCGACCTCGTGGTGGTGGAGTGTACGGTGCCGCCGAAGACCTGTCGCGAGGTGGTGGGCCCCCTGCTCGAACGCGAGACGGGCCTCTCGATGGGCGAGTTCGGCCTCGCGTTCTGTCCCGAGCGCACGTCGAGCGGGCGCGCCCTCGAAGACATCCGGGGGGCCTACCCGAAGGTCGTCGGCGGGGTCGACGACGCGAGCACGCGCGCGGCGACCGCGATATACGAGGCGATCAACGCGAAGGGCGTGCTCGCGGTCTCCGACGCGGCGACGGCCGAAGCAGTCAAACTATTCGAGGGTGTCTATCGCGACGTGAACATCGCGCTGGCGAACGAACTCGCGCGGTTCACCGACGACCTCGGGATCGACGTGGCCGAGGCCATCGCGACCGCGAACACACAGCCCTTCTGTGAGATACACGACCCCGGTCCGGGCGTCGGCGGCCACTGCATCCCCTACTACCCGTACTTCCTCGCACACGGCCGGACCGAGGACGCGCCGCTCCTGCGGACTGCCCGCGCCGTCAACGACTCGATGCCGGGGTTCGTGGTCGGGAAACTCGAAGAGGAGTTCGAGGCCGAGGGCCGGAGCCTCGACGGCGCGCGCGTCGCCGTGCTCGGGCTGACCTACCGGCCCGGGGTGAACGAACTCGCGAAGACGCCGGCCGAGCCGATCGTCGACGGCCTCGGCGAGGCCGGAGCCGAGGTGTTCTGCGTCGACCCGTTGCTCGACGATTTCTCGCGTTTCGACGCCACCCCGACCGGGATCGAGGACCTCCCCCACTGCGACCTCGACGCGGCGGTGATGGTGACCCCCCACGAAGCGTTCGACGCGGTCGACTGGCACGGCTTCGAGTCGGGGATCGTCGTCATCGACGGCCGCGGAACGCTTGATTTATCCCGAACACCCCACAGAGTGTATACGATAGGGAGCGGACTCGATGTATAA
- a CDS encoding Gfo/Idh/MocA family protein, with the protein MSAAATTRAGVIGVGSMGQNHARVYAELPDVELVGVADTDEKRANEVATRHDTDARARADLLATVDVVSIAVPTAYHYDLARECIEADVAVLVEKPFVADPENGRELCDLADERGVTLQVGHIERFNPAIEAVASVLADEEILAFDARRLGAPRERDIKDGAVMDLMIHDIDVVCSLVDDEIDLVNAVSTEDGRYVDAQLGFSGGTVGSLTASRVTQRKIRELTITARDCWIVVDYIHRSIDVHRQSPPEPDDAPYTEFRSGVWRRGIDSNEGIIEQPVVGDGEPLKKEVASFVECARTGREPVVSAADGLRALRIAKRIDRLADPNPIEADPR; encoded by the coding sequence GTGAGCGCCGCGGCGACCACACGGGCCGGCGTCATCGGCGTCGGGAGCATGGGCCAGAACCACGCGCGAGTCTACGCCGAACTCCCCGACGTCGAACTCGTCGGCGTCGCGGACACCGACGAGAAACGTGCGAACGAGGTCGCCACGCGACACGACACCGACGCGAGGGCGCGGGCCGACCTCCTCGCGACGGTCGACGTGGTCTCGATCGCGGTGCCGACCGCCTACCACTACGACCTCGCACGCGAGTGCATCGAGGCGGACGTCGCCGTCCTCGTCGAGAAGCCGTTCGTGGCCGACCCCGAGAACGGCCGCGAGCTCTGCGACCTCGCCGACGAACGCGGCGTGACGCTCCAGGTGGGTCACATCGAGCGGTTCAACCCCGCCATCGAGGCGGTCGCGAGCGTGCTCGCCGACGAGGAGATCCTCGCGTTCGACGCCCGTCGGCTCGGTGCGCCCCGCGAGCGCGACATCAAGGACGGCGCAGTGATGGACCTCATGATCCACGACATCGACGTGGTCTGTTCGCTCGTCGACGACGAGATAGACCTCGTCAACGCGGTCAGCACCGAGGATGGGCGGTACGTCGACGCCCAACTCGGCTTCTCCGGGGGGACGGTCGGGAGCCTGACGGCGAGCCGGGTGACCCAGCGAAAGATCCGCGAGCTCACGATCACCGCCCGGGACTGCTGGATAGTCGTGGACTACATCCACCGCTCGATCGACGTCCACCGACAGTCCCCGCCGGAACCCGACGACGCGCCGTACACGGAGTTCCGGTCGGGGGTGTGGCGGCGCGGGATCGACAGCAACGAGGGGATCATCGAACAGCCGGTGGTCGGCGACGGCGAACCGCTCAAAAAGGAGGTCGCCTCGTTCGTCGAGTGCGCCCGGACCGGGCGCGAACCGGTGGTCTCCGCTGCGGACGGGCTTCGCGCCCTCCGGATCGCCAAACGGATCGACCGCCTCGCCGACCCGAACCCGATAGAGGCCGACCCCCGATGA
- a CDS encoding DegT/DnrJ/EryC1/StrS family aminotransferase, translating to MIPIANPQLGDREKARIDEVIDSGQLADGPEVRAFEDEFADFCGATHGIATTNGTTALHTAVEALGLGPGDRVVTTPFSMIASANSIRLAGAEPVFADIDPETFNLDPDAVERVVREQDVDAILPVHLFGLPADMPRLRAIADEHDLLVIEDAAQAHGAAIDDERVGTFGDVACFSFYPTKNMTTGEGGMVLTDDPDVAARARSFINHGRTADGAAYEHTRLGQNYRMTSLLAAIGRVQIGDLPENNEARRANAARLTEELPDWVDTPVEPTGRRHVYHQYTIRADDRDALADHLEARGVGTGVYYPVPIHEQPVYDDVDPDVPVAERAAREVLSLPVHPALSSADIDEVVAAVAAAGVEA from the coding sequence ATGATTCCGATAGCCAACCCACAGCTCGGCGACCGCGAGAAAGCACGTATCGACGAGGTGATCGACTCCGGTCAGCTCGCCGACGGCCCCGAGGTCCGCGCGTTCGAAGACGAGTTTGCGGACTTCTGCGGCGCAACACACGGCATCGCGACCACCAACGGCACGACCGCCCTCCACACCGCGGTCGAGGCGCTCGGCCTCGGCCCCGGCGACCGCGTGGTCACGACGCCGTTCTCGATGATCGCGAGCGCCAACTCGATACGGCTCGCAGGTGCCGAACCCGTCTTCGCCGACATCGACCCCGAGACGTTCAACCTCGACCCCGACGCCGTCGAGCGGGTCGTCCGCGAGCAGGACGTCGACGCGATCCTCCCGGTCCACCTGTTCGGCCTCCCCGCGGACATGCCCCGCTTGCGGGCGATCGCCGACGAGCACGACCTCCTCGTGATCGAGGACGCCGCCCAGGCCCACGGGGCGGCGATCGACGACGAGCGCGTCGGCACCTTCGGCGACGTCGCGTGTTTCTCCTTCTACCCGACGAAGAACATGACCACCGGCGAGGGCGGCATGGTGCTCACCGACGACCCCGACGTGGCCGCCCGCGCACGGAGCTTCATCAACCACGGCCGGACCGCCGACGGCGCGGCCTACGAACACACGAGGCTCGGCCAGAACTACCGGATGACGAGTCTGCTGGCCGCCATCGGACGGGTGCAGATCGGGGACCTCCCCGAGAACAACGAGGCACGGCGCGCGAACGCCGCCCGACTCACCGAGGAGCTCCCCGACTGGGTCGACACCCCGGTCGAACCCACGGGACGACGGCACGTCTATCACCAGTACACCATCCGCGCCGACGACCGCGACGCGCTCGCCGACCACCTCGAAGCCAGGGGGGTCGGCACCGGCGTCTACTACCCCGTTCCGATACACGAACAGCCCGTCTACGACGACGTCGACCCCGACGTGCCGGTCGCCGAACGAGCGGCGCGGGAGGTGCTCTCGTTGCCGGTCCACCCCGCCCTCTCGTCGGCCGACATCGACGAGGTCGTCGCCGCGGTCGCCGCGGCGGGGGTCGAGGCGTGA
- a CDS encoding N-acetyltransferase → MTGETRARTGANATIDDGATVGYSHDPDAPPARLGDDATVRAGTIVYADVEVGDGFTTGHNALVREDTRIGDDVLVGTDAVIDGTTTIGSHVSLQTGVYLPTNTTVGSQVFVGPRAVLTNDPHPVRREADLAGPTLDDGVSVGANATLLPGISVGAGSFVAAGAVVTRDVPPETLALGVPARHEPLPDSLSGENAI, encoded by the coding sequence GTGACGGGAGAAACACGCGCCCGAACCGGAGCGAACGCGACCATCGACGACGGCGCGACCGTCGGCTACTCACACGACCCCGACGCCCCGCCGGCCAGACTCGGCGACGACGCCACGGTTCGCGCCGGCACCATCGTCTACGCCGACGTCGAGGTCGGCGACGGCTTCACCACGGGCCACAACGCCCTCGTTCGCGAGGACACCCGTATCGGCGACGACGTCCTGGTGGGCACCGACGCGGTGATCGACGGCACGACCACGATCGGCTCGCACGTCAGCCTCCAGACCGGCGTCTACCTCCCGACGAACACGACGGTCGGGTCCCAGGTGTTCGTCGGCCCGCGAGCCGTTCTCACGAACGACCCCCATCCCGTCCGCCGCGAGGCCGACCTCGCCGGCCCGACGCTCGACGACGGCGTCTCGGTCGGCGCGAACGCCACGCTGTTGCCCGGCATCTCCGTCGGGGCGGGGTCGTTCGTCGCCGCCGGCGCGGTCGTCACCCGCGACGTCCCGCCCGAGACCCTCGCGCTCGGCGTCCCCGCACGCCACGAACCGCTCCCCGACTCCCTTTCCGGTGAGAACGCCATATGA
- a CDS encoding alkaline phosphatase family protein — protein MKTLLVGLDAACEPVFETLAAQGADLPAIDGIRADGASGPLESQIPPWTPSAWPSLYTGVNPGKHGVYGFLDFEGYDWDVVNATHVRERALWELLDTEGTSSVVVNVPVTHPPREFDGALIPGYTAPDSPTCQPEGLLDEVRREIGGYRVYPRHTGGGETTAEEKVAEYRETVRMRGEAFRYLADRFDPEFGFVQFQNTDTVFHECPGDRDALRAVYEAVDDQIGATLESCDPDVVVLASDHGIGKYEGYDVRVNTLLREEGFVETTQGGGMPSWDVIRDEEFLDDRAESDDGNALLERAMGLATRAGVTSQRVDAALSRLGLAEFVVRHVPKSMVRAGTEGVDFPRSTAYARSHIECGVRLNVAGRDPEGVVAPEEYDAVRERLVELLSGVETPDGEPAFDDVAPREEYFEGPHVEHAVDIVLVPRAFDNFLATGLRESVFGPPTEPYNHKRDGFVAVSGAGVDADASLDGAHLFDVAPTVLAALGLPRGDHMDGEVLPVVEAAGERTYPEFEPRTRESTDERAVEARLSDLGYLE, from the coding sequence ATGAAGACGCTGCTCGTCGGGCTGGACGCAGCGTGTGAGCCGGTGTTCGAGACGCTCGCAGCCCAGGGTGCCGACCTCCCCGCGATCGACGGGATCCGCGCCGACGGGGCGAGCGGGCCGCTCGAATCCCAGATCCCGCCGTGGACCCCGAGCGCCTGGCCGTCGCTCTACACCGGCGTGAACCCGGGTAAACACGGCGTCTACGGCTTCCTCGACTTCGAGGGCTACGACTGGGACGTCGTGAACGCGACCCACGTCCGCGAGCGCGCGCTCTGGGAACTCCTCGATACGGAGGGAACGAGCAGCGTGGTCGTCAACGTGCCCGTCACCCACCCCCCGCGGGAGTTCGACGGCGCGTTGATCCCCGGCTACACCGCCCCCGACTCGCCGACGTGCCAGCCCGAGGGGCTCCTCGACGAGGTTCGGCGCGAGATCGGCGGCTACCGGGTCTATCCCCGCCACACCGGCGGCGGGGAGACGACCGCCGAGGAGAAGGTCGCGGAGTACCGCGAGACGGTCCGAATGCGCGGCGAGGCCTTTCGGTATCTCGCGGACCGGTTCGACCCCGAGTTCGGCTTCGTCCAGTTCCAGAACACCGACACCGTCTTTCACGAGTGTCCGGGCGACCGCGACGCGCTTCGGGCGGTCTACGAGGCGGTCGACGACCAGATCGGCGCGACCCTCGAATCGTGCGACCCGGACGTCGTGGTGCTGGCGAGCGACCACGGCATCGGGAAGTACGAGGGCTACGACGTGCGCGTGAACACCCTCCTCCGCGAGGAAGGATTCGTCGAGACCACACAGGGCGGCGGGATGCCCTCGTGGGACGTCATCCGGGACGAGGAGTTCCTCGACGACCGTGCCGAGAGTGACGATGGAAATGCGCTCCTCGAACGCGCGATGGGGCTGGCGACGCGCGCAGGGGTCACCAGCCAGCGGGTCGACGCCGCGCTCTCGCGGCTCGGCCTCGCGGAGTTCGTCGTGCGCCACGTCCCGAAGTCGATGGTCCGCGCCGGCACCGAGGGGGTCGATTTCCCGCGTTCGACCGCCTACGCCCGCTCGCACATCGAGTGTGGCGTCCGGCTCAACGTCGCGGGTCGCGACCCCGAGGGTGTGGTGGCTCCCGAGGAGTACGACGCGGTTCGGGAACGGCTGGTCGAGCTGTTGTCTGGGGTCGAAACGCCGGACGGGGAGCCGGCCTTCGACGACGTCGCACCGCGTGAAGAGTACTTCGAGGGGCCGCACGTCGAGCACGCGGTCGACATCGTGCTCGTGCCGCGTGCGTTCGACAACTTCCTCGCGACGGGGCTCCGCGAGTCGGTGTTCGGGCCGCCCACCGAACCCTACAACCACAAACGCGACGGTTTCGTTGCCGTCTCGGGGGCGGGCGTCGACGCCGACGCGTCGCTCGACGGGGCGCACCTGTTCGACGTCGCCCCGACGGTGCTCGCGGCGCTCGGCCTCCCGCGCGGCGACCACATGGACGGCGAGGTGCTGCCGGTGGTGGAGGCCGCCGGCGAGCGGACGTACCCGGAGTTCGAACCGCGAACGCGCGAATCGACCGACGAGCGGGCCGTCGAAGCACGACTCTCGGACCTTGGATACCTCGAATGA
- a CDS encoding GNAT family N-acetyltransferase: MSITIRNATDDDLEQWDSYVDRSPHANPFHYRRSLAALADYANAECHHLVGYKGQEVVGIFPVFEVTRFGVSTAFSPPPGLLVPYLGPALLNMGKLKQRKRERRHERFVDGCFEWIDKVVDPRYTHVRSDYRYTDLRPLEWNEMRVSLGHTYTVDLSVGEDALLKRFSSDARSNVRDGPPENCVVEEGGERAIRRIVTQVYRRYESQGKSYGVTPGLVLALRDGLDEGRLRPYVCRVDGRFAGGMITLEDDDTIYRWQGGAKHDAGVPVNDLVDWHIMRDAMDRGIDSYDLVGADERRLNRYKAKFDPELRTYHEAERAGPAMALVREAYTRLQ, encoded by the coding sequence ATGAGCATCACCATCAGGAACGCGACGGACGACGATCTGGAACAGTGGGATTCGTACGTGGACCGGTCACCGCACGCGAACCCCTTTCACTACCGGAGGAGCCTCGCGGCGCTCGCCGACTACGCGAACGCCGAGTGCCACCACCTGGTCGGCTACAAGGGCCAGGAGGTCGTGGGGATCTTCCCCGTCTTCGAGGTCACGCGGTTCGGGGTCTCGACCGCCTTCTCGCCCCCGCCGGGCCTCCTCGTACCGTATCTCGGCCCCGCCCTCCTCAACATGGGGAAGCTCAAACAGCGCAAACGCGAGCGCCGTCACGAGCGCTTCGTCGACGGCTGTTTCGAGTGGATCGACAAGGTGGTCGACCCGCGCTACACCCACGTCCGGAGCGATTATCGCTACACGGACCTCCGGCCGCTCGAATGGAACGAGATGCGGGTCTCGCTCGGGCACACCTACACGGTGGACCTCTCGGTTGGCGAAGACGCGCTGTTGAAACGGTTCAGCTCCGACGCCCGGAGCAACGTCCGCGACGGCCCGCCCGAGAACTGCGTGGTCGAGGAGGGCGGCGAACGCGCGATCCGCCGGATCGTCACCCAGGTCTACCGGCGCTACGAGTCCCAGGGTAAGTCCTACGGCGTCACGCCGGGGCTCGTGCTCGCCCTCCGCGACGGGCTCGACGAGGGCCGCCTCCGGCCCTACGTCTGCCGGGTCGACGGTCGGTTCGCCGGCGGGATGATAACCCTCGAAGACGACGACACGATCTACCGGTGGCAGGGCGGCGCGAAACACGACGCGGGCGTCCCGGTGAACGACCTCGTCGACTGGCACATCATGCGCGACGCGATGGACCGCGGGATCGATTCCTACGACCTCGTGGGAGCCGACGAACGCCGACTCAATCGGTACAAAGCGAAGTTCGACCCCGAACTCAGGACCTACCACGAGGCCGAGCGCGCGGGCCCCGCGATGGCGCTGGTGCGCGAGGCCTACACTCGGTTGCAGTAA
- the secY gene encoding preprotein translocase subunit SecY: MGWKETAEPVLTRMPSVTQPEGHIPFRRKLAWTAGVLVLYFFLTNVTLYGLQGTGSNPFGQFGSILALSQGTVLQLGIGPIVTASIVLQLLGGANLLGLDTNDPRDQVLYQGLQKFLVLVMICITGLPIVFSGFLPPSGDVAASLGIGTLGVQLVLFAQIFVGGVLILFMDEVVSKWGVGSGIGLFIIAGISEQLMLGIFGQGQLLAGWFGILTGSIEASPLTADGLQTILFGPGQIVALLTTVLIFVVVVYAESVRVEIPLSHARVKGARGRFPVKLIYASVLPMILVRALQANIQFIGRILNSQIGLPPWLGVYGSQGQPTGGLFYYLAPIYQPQDWQWWAGSVSAEVWQVLIRVGVDLTFMVVGGAIFAIFWVETADMGPESTAQQIQNSGMQIPGFRQNPGVIEKVLERYIPQVTVIGGALVGVLAVGANMLGTIGLVSGTGLLLTVSITYKLYEEIAEEQLMEMHPVMRQMFG; this comes from the coding sequence ATGGGTTGGAAGGAGACCGCCGAACCGGTTCTGACGCGGATGCCCTCGGTCACACAGCCCGAGGGCCACATCCCGTTCAGACGCAAGCTCGCGTGGACCGCGGGCGTGCTCGTACTGTATTTCTTCCTGACGAACGTCACGCTGTACGGGCTACAGGGCACCGGGAGCAACCCGTTCGGCCAGTTCGGGTCGATCCTCGCGCTGAGTCAGGGGACGGTCCTCCAGCTCGGGATCGGCCCGATCGTGACCGCGAGCATCGTGCTCCAGCTCCTCGGCGGTGCCAACCTGCTCGGCCTCGACACCAACGACCCGCGCGACCAGGTGCTCTATCAGGGGCTCCAGAAGTTCCTCGTGCTGGTGATGATCTGCATCACCGGCCTCCCGATCGTGTTCTCGGGCTTTCTGCCCCCGAGCGGCGACGTGGCCGCCTCGCTCGGTATCGGTACGCTCGGCGTTCAGCTCGTGTTGTTCGCCCAGATATTCGTCGGCGGCGTCCTCATCCTGTTCATGGACGAGGTCGTCTCGAAGTGGGGCGTCGGCTCGGGGATCGGGCTGTTCATCATCGCGGGTATCAGCGAGCAGCTGATGCTCGGGATCTTCGGGCAGGGACAGCTCCTCGCCGGCTGGTTCGGGATCCTCACCGGGTCGATCGAGGCCTCGCCGCTGACGGCCGACGGGCTCCAGACGATCCTCTTCGGCCCCGGACAGATCGTCGCGCTCCTCACCACGGTGTTGATCTTCGTGGTGGTCGTCTACGCCGAGAGCGTCCGGGTGGAGATCCCGCTCTCGCACGCCCGCGTCAAGGGCGCGCGGGGACGCTTCCCGGTGAAGCTCATCTACGCGAGCGTCCTGCCGATGATCCTCGTGCGGGCGCTCCAGGCCAACATCCAGTTCATCGGGCGCATCCTCAACTCCCAGATCGGCTTGCCGCCGTGGCTCGGTGTCTACGGGAGCCAGGGCCAGCCCACGGGCGGGCTGTTCTACTACCTCGCCCCGATCTACCAGCCACAGGACTGGCAGTGGTGGGCCGGGAGCGTGAGCGCCGAGGTCTGGCAGGTGCTCATTCGCGTCGGCGTCGACCTCACGTTCATGGTGGTCGGCGGCGCGATCTTCGCGATCTTCTGGGTCGAGACCGCGGACATGGGTCCGGAATCCACCGCCCAGCAGATCCAGAACTCCGGGATGCAGATCCCGGGCTTCCGCCAGAACCCCGGCGTGATCGAGAAGGTGCTCGAACGCTACATCCCGCAGGTCACGGTGATCGGCGGGGCGCTCGTGGGCGTGCTCGCGGTCGGCGCGAACATGCTCGGCACCATCGGGCTGGTCTCGGGGACCGGCCTCCTGCTCACGGTGTCGATCACCTACAAGCTCTACGAGGAGATCGCCGAGGAACAGCTGATGGAGATGCATCCCGTGATGCGGCAGATGTTCGGCTGA
- a CDS encoding uL15m family ribosomal protein yields MTSKKRRQRGSRTHSGGTHKNRRGAGHRGGRGRAGRDKHEKHNYGPLGKHGFSRPEKTTEDVRTVDVRELDEDAALYAADGLAEETGDGFALDARDIVEDGYDADVVKVLGGGQVRQSLDVTADAFSESARDLLADAGGEATLSERGEERNAEADDDEDSDEEATNAESE; encoded by the coding sequence ATGACTTCCAAAAAACGACGCCAGCGCGGCTCGCGCACCCACAGCGGCGGCACCCACAAGAACCGACGTGGGGCCGGCCACCGTGGCGGGCGCGGTCGTGCGGGACGCGACAAGCACGAAAAGCACAACTACGGGCCGCTCGGCAAGCACGGTTTCAGCCGGCCCGAGAAGACCACCGAGGACGTGCGGACGGTCGACGTCCGCGAACTCGACGAGGACGCGGCGCTCTACGCCGCCGACGGCCTCGCCGAGGAGACGGGTGACGGGTTCGCGCTCGACGCCCGCGACATCGTCGAGGACGGCTACGACGCCGACGTGGTGAAGGTGCTCGGCGGCGGACAGGTCCGCCAGTCGCTCGACGTGACCGCCGACGCGTTCTCCGAGAGCGCGCGCGACCTGCTCGCCGACGCGGGCGGGGAAGCGACCCTGAGCGAGCGCGGCGAGGAACGCAACGCGGAGGCGGACGACGACGAGGACTCGGACGAAGAAGCTACAAACGCGGAGTCCGAGTAA